In the Streptomyces sp. cg36 genome, one interval contains:
- a CDS encoding helix-turn-helix domain-containing protein, with protein MRRNEQERKNDGGDHVAAFAAWFEKRLSELGYDISSARSGGRGKFANDAGVSHSTVSRVLNAQKIPTPDVLATMAPHLGVSLGDLLVLAGKATQDEINRAAAPPPVGRRSTPEEAATHLGIHDPDLVALFVTMTKQMQTQQAERQHHAAAGHN; from the coding sequence ATGCGAAGGAACGAACAGGAACGAAAGAACGATGGAGGGGATCACGTCGCAGCGTTCGCAGCATGGTTCGAGAAGAGGCTCTCTGAACTTGGCTACGACATCTCGTCGGCCCGCTCAGGCGGACGCGGGAAGTTCGCGAACGACGCAGGCGTCTCCCACTCCACCGTCTCCCGAGTCCTTAACGCCCAGAAGATCCCGACTCCGGATGTCCTTGCAACCATGGCACCCCACCTCGGAGTCTCCCTCGGTGATCTCCTCGTCCTTGCGGGCAAGGCAACCCAAGACGAGATCAACAGGGCCGCCGCGCCGCCTCCCGTCGGCCGACGCTCCACCCCCGAGGAAGCAGCCACCCACCTAGGCATCCATGACCCGGACTTGGTCGCCTTGTTCGTCACGATGACCAAGCAGATGCAGACCCAACAGGCCGAGCGGCAGCACCACGCAGCCGCAGGCCACAACTAG